The DNA sequence TAATAGTCCAGGTGGTTATTCTATCCATTTACACATAGAAATTTCTAAAAATGGTACGTTTAATTTTGATAATACTATTAATCCTAGACCTTATTTAAAAGTAACAGGAAATAATAAGACAGATTTACCTAATCCAGCTAAGTAAATTTTATGAAGGGTGAAAGATAATGTTGAAAGAATTGAAGTACGGTATAGATATTGAAATTTTTATAGGGAATATGTTTTACTTTTTACTAGCATGGATTATTTTCGATATTCTTACTGGTTTATTACGTGCTATGAAAGATAGGAAGGTTAATTCATCTATTAAATTTGAAGGTTTAATACGTAAAACTGGTGAATTATTAGGAGTTATATTTCTAACATTGGTAGATTTATATTTAAATACTGATGGTCTTGTTACAAAAACTGGTG is a window from the Tissierellales bacterium genome containing:
- a CDS encoding phage holin family protein, with translation MLKELKYGIDIEIFIGNMFYFLLAWIIFDILTGLLRAMKDRKVNSSIKFEGLIRKTGELLGVIFLTLVDLYLNTDGLVTKTGVGLLIIYETISIVENFKQIGVNINFIMKYFDKDKYKDGINERGK